CTTGCAGCAAGCTTCAGCTGTATTTACATCAGCACTCTTACCTGTTCCGATAGCCCAGATTGGTTCATAAGCGATAACCATCTTGGATACTTCTTCAGCTGTTAAACCAGCTAAAGAACCAGCCAACTGAGACTTAACAACTTCTTCAGTCTTGCCAGCATCGTATTCAGCTTCTGTTTCACCCACACATAAGATAGGTGTGATGTTATCAGTGAATAATCTCTTGCACTTAGCAGCACAAGCAGCATCTGTTTCGTTGTAGTATGTACGTCTTTCGGAGTGACCGATAATGCAGTATGTAATACCGATTTCCTTTAACATTGGAACAGATACTTCGCCTGTATAAGCGCCAGAATCCTTTTCATGGCAGTTTTCAGCAGCGATTAATAAATTCTTAGCAGCCTTAACGCAAACATTTAAGTCAACGTATGGAGCACCAATACCATAATCAGCAGCTTCTGTGCCTGTCAATACTTCTTCAATACCCTTCATAAACTCTGCAGCTTCTGAAGGTGTCTTATTCATTTTCCAGTTACCGAAAATTACTGGTTTTCTTGTCATGTTTCTTTTCCTTACTTCTCAGGAATAATAGCGATTCCTGGGAGTTCCTTTCCTTCCATATATTCTAGAGATGCTCCACCACCTGTAGAGATGTGGCTGAACTTCTCTGCGAAACCTAAGTTCTTAGCAGCAGAAGCAGAATCACCACCACCGATAATTGTTGTAGCACCTTCAAGGTTAGCTAATGTTTCGCAGATAGCGATTGTACCCTTAGCAAATCTTTCATCTTCAAATACACCCATTGGTCCGTTCCAGAATACTGTCTTAGCACCAACTAATTCACCCTGGAACTTCTTAACAGATTCAGGACCGATATCTAAGCCCATAAAGCCATCTGGGATTTCTCCAGCAACGACAGTCTTGATTTCTGTTGGGTTAGAGAAGTCATTTGCTACAACTGTATCTACAGGTAAGAATAACTTACCTTCGCCCTTGTTCATGAATTCATTCGCTAATTCCATTTTGTCAGCTTCTAATAGAGATGTACCAATCTTGCCACCCTTAGCAGCTGAGAATGTATAAGCCATTCCTCCACCGATTAATACCTTATCAGCAATCTTCAATAAGTTTTCGATAACGCCGATCTTATCAGAAACCTTCGCACCACCTAAGATAGCAACGAATGGTCTTTGTGGATCATTAACTGCCTTACCTAAAACACTAACTTCCTTTTCAACTAAGAAACCTAAAGCTGAAGGAATATGTGTTGGAATACCAACTGTTGACGCATGAGCTCTGTGTACAGAACCAAATGCATCTTCTACAAATAAATCTCCTAATGAAGCCCAGTATTTGCCTAACTCTTCATCATTCTTTGTTTCGCCCTTCTCATAACGAGTGTTCTGCATCAGTACGATAGAACCCTCTTCCTGAGCAGCAACTGCTTCTTCAAGTTCAGCACCACGAGTAGCATTTACAAACTTTACAGGTGCACTCTGCAATGAAGCTAAGCAATCTGCAACGATAGACATATCATTCTTTGCATAGTCCTCTTCAGTCTTAATCTTACCTAAGTGGCTCAAAAGTAATACTTTTGCTCCATGCTCTGTAAGATAATTAATTGTTGGCAATGCTGCACGAACACGATTATCATCTGTGATTACATTTCCCTTGTGTGGAACGTTGAAGTCAACACGAACAATGACGTGTTTTCCTTTAACATCTAGGTCTTTTACAGTAACTTTAGACATTTGAATTATCCTCCTATGTACTGCAAAAATTATAACACTTGCGAGCCAAACTTGAAAATGAAGAAACGTAAATAATGAGTATTTTAAGACAATTTTCAAAGATTTTTAAGAAGTAAGCGTTTCCAAAAATTGTATCAAAATTATTTTGTGTAAAAAATAACAAGTGGTCTAATCAATCCTTCTGACTAGACTACTTATTTCTTTTGAAATATCTTACCAACTACCATTCCAAGACCCATCAAAATGCTATAAATTCCCGGATAAATCATACAGTCCCACTGCCCATCCATGCGGAAATAAATAACTGGAATAAACAAAAACGCAACAAACCACAAAATCAACCAATCAAAGCCTTGCAGCTTTCCATAAATTAGTCCACTGACAATAGAAAGAATCGGATTGATCAAAAGTAGTAGATAGATTGCTGATCCAGTATCCACTAGCATAAAAGGAAACACAATATACCAAATAACCAATAGAACAATCATGGTCACTCTACTTTTCAACATGAATCATACCTCCGATTAAGCCCTTCGAATATACTCCTTCAAATCCTCAAAATTTCCATGTAATTCATGCTCAATGTCAATCCCATTCGGATTGATCAAACAGTCCGTGATATAAAAGATATCCATACCTAATTGCTTCACCACACCATCTTCACCAACATCATTACTAACCATCAAGCATTCACTAGCCTCTAAACCTAAAGTATCTAGTATCTCTTGATAATATAAAAGATTAGGCTTGCATGCATGACTATTTTCATAAGTAGTAACCAGCTCAAAATCACTTGGCATTAGCCCTGTCCAACGAATTCTTTCCTCTGTTGCAATTCTAGGAAACAAAGGATTCGTTGCAAGCACAACTCTATATCCCTGCTGCTTTGCATATTGAATCATTTCTTTGGCAAACGGTTGAAAACCGCAAGTATTCTGTACCTTAGGGAAATCTTCACGATAGAAATCGTCAAATTTCGTACGGTCATTCTTTGTCTGCTCATCACCATACACTTCAGAAAAGCACTTCCAGAACACATCTTCGTTTGTTAGCGCTCCATCATTTTTAATGACTGCACTAATACCCTTCCAAATTGTATGAATCAACTCCTCCGGCTTATACCCAAGCCTAGCCATCCTCTTAGCTATTAGTCCAAAATACGTCTGTATAAATATATCCTGATCCATTGGTAGTAATGTACCATCTAGATCAAAGAGTATTGCTTTCTTCATATAGATATCTCCACTTCTTCTTACACAATGTTAAAAGTCAGTGCATAAATAATAAGAAAATCTTATCACTTTCAATGATACAATGTTCTTAAATCATATTCTATATTTGCTAATGGAGAGGTTACTTTATGAAGATAATTGTTTCACATTTTATAGAAGCCACAGAGAAGTTCAAATTGTCATTCTGCAAATCTTTTCTAATGACAGTGCTAGTATCCCTTGCAAATCTAGCAACCATCATCTACTTTAGACTCATTTTAAATCATATCTCCACAAGCTCAACCGAGATAATTAAATACTTAATTATTTTATGTCTATTGTTAGTATTCACTTCATTCATCAATGTTTTATGGTCAATCTCTTTAGATAAATTTGGTGGAGAGTATATTGCCTATTTGGTCCATCAATGTCAAACGTCGATTTATAACACAAAATTTGAAAATGTTGATTCATCAAAAATTAGTCATGCTTTGTACAATGATATTCTGAATATTTTCCGCGTTGTAGGGAATTTTATTCCATCATTGCTTTGCTCTGTTATGCTTATCATTTTGCTTCTAATTTTATCTATTACCATTGATCTTTTTATATCCTTATTTCTACTCTTCTCCATCATTGTAGGAATTATGATTTCGTATATCTCTAGAAAAATCATTGTAGAATCATCAACATCTACAAACCAAAAATTAAAAGAATACTATAACACCCTACATGAATATACTGATAAAGTTGAATACATAAAAACAAATAATCTATTATCCTACTTTGTAAACCTTACTCAAACTAAAATAACCAATTTCATATCTTCTTCCGTAAAAGAAGACAAGAAGATTTATTTCTTCAGTACATTCACGCAAAACTATAATTCATTGATGCAATTTATTTTATCAATGTTTCTGTCACTACCCGTTTACCAAAACTCATTACCAAATCTAGCGTTCTATATTATTCTATTTAACTTCCTAATGTCACAAGGCCAAAGAATGGAACTGCTATTCCAGCAAATTAATAGAAACAAAGTATGCTTTACCAATATTTCAGAAATCCGAAATCTTCCAGTACACAAGGGAGATAAACTTATTACTGATATTACTGCAATTGAATTAAAAGATATTTCATTTTCGTATCCAAATAAGTCAAAAAATATTCTTGATCACTTTTCTCTTCAATTAATGAAAGGAGATTTCGCACTAGTCAAGGGAACTAATGGTGTTGGTAAAACAACCCTGTTTCGAATTCTACTTAATCAATACTCTCCTACATTAGGAGAAGTATTGATTAACAATGAAAAACTTGATTCTTATAGTATGTCTTCTTATTACGATAGTATCGCTTATATCAGCCAACATGAGCCCGTATTGAATACATCAATCAAAAAATACTTAGAGGAAATTTCACATTCTACCGTCAAACCCGATACAGTAGATCAAATTATCTCTAGATTGCAAATGTCCAATCTACATCACATTAATGAAAGCGAACTTTCCGGTGGTGAGAAGAAAAAAGTATTACTGTCAAAATTAATGTCCTTAGAAGATAAAGTATCTTTAATTTTGATAGATGAAGTGGATGCTGAACTAGATGCAGAAACAAAAGATAAATTCTATTCGCACTTAAATGATCTAGCATCTAACCAAGATAAGATAATTCTTGTAATCCAGCATAATGACACAAGTCTACTGAATTATAATAAAACGATATCATTCTAAGACAGTAAAGAGGCAGGTTCTAAATCCTGCCTCTACGATTTTGTATATAAGTAAATACCTAGTCCCAGTTACAAATTGAGTAATACAACTGTTCATACTGATTCGCACTTTGTTCCCAGCTTACATCAGTATTCATTGCACTCTTCACTAAGCCCTTCCATCCGGTCTTATTGTTGTAATACTGTTCCAATGCATAACGTAGTGTGTACATCATGTCATTTGGATTCGCGGCCCAAAAACTAAAGCCATTACCTTCACCTGTATATTGATTATATGGATGAACCGTATCCTTTAGACCACCTGTTTCACGTACGATTGGAAGTGTGCCATAATGCATGGCAATTAACTGACCAATTCCACATGGTTCATAGATGGAAGGCATGAAGAACATATCACAACCCGCATAGATAAGGTGTGCAAGATCTTCGTTATAGCCACAGTAGTATACTGCTCTACCTTTATATTCAGACTCTAACCACTTAAATGCATTCTCTGCATTTGCTTCACCTGTACCAAGAATAACAAATTGAACATTTTGATCCATAATCTCACGTAACTTCTCTGTGATCATATACATTCCCTTTTGTTCTGTTAGTCGAGATACGATACCGATAAGTGCAACATCACTCTTCACTTCTAAGCCAAGTGTTTCCTGTAGAGCCTTCTTGTTCTCCTTCTTGCCAGAAACATAGTTTCTAATATCAAAGTTCTTTGCAAGATGCTTATCCGTCTTTGGATTCCAATCTACAGTATCAATACCATTTACGATACCCCAAAGGTCTCCACGACGGTAGCGTAGTACAGAATCCATACGTTCGCCATAGGTTTGTGTCAAAATCTCTTCAGCGTATGTTGGAGATACTGTTGTAATCTTGTCTGCATATACAATCGCAGCCTTCATAAAACTGATACCTGTATCAAACTTGATGGAACCATTATCGAAATAACTGTAATCCAGTCCCAGACAACTCTCCATCATTTCAACGCCAAAGTTACCTTGGAATGCCATGTTGTGAATTGTGTAGACATGCTTGATTTGTTGATAACGATAGTCATCCGCATAACATGCATGCGCAATTAATGGCATCATACCCGTCTGCCAGTCATTTTCATGAATGATATTCGGCCACCAGTTAATGAAATAAATCATATCTAATACAGCACGTTGGAAGAAAGCAAATCTTTCGCCATCATCCTCATAGCCATATAAACCATCTCTTTCGAAATATCCTTGATGTTCAACAAAGTAATATACAACCCCATCTACATCACAACGATAGAAAGTTGCTGGTTGGTCAATCCATCCAGAACGAACTTGGATTGTGCCAAGTCTTTCTAGCTTATCGTAATGTTTCTCAATAATTTTTTTGTATAAAGGCAAGGCAACACGTACATCATGTCCACGCTTTGCTAATGTTCTTGGTAAACTACCAATAACATCTGCTAAACCTCCCGTTTTGATAAATGGTAAGCCCTCTCCTGCCACAAACAATACAGATCTACTCATTGAATACTCCTCGCTTTCTAGATGCAATCTCTACGCTTTACGTAAATAAGACTATCTTCTGTTCCAACAAGTTCTTTTACTTTATGGATTGTTGCATACTTATCAACAATGACATGGTCAAGGTGAACACCCTCACCAATGATTGCCCCCGGTAAGACAATACTATTCTCAATCACAGCATCCTTACCAACCTTAACATTTCTGCTGATGATGGAATTCTTGACTGTACCTTCCACTTCACAACCATTCGCAACAACACTAGCAGTAACATCCGAATCTTCTCCAAATATGGATGGGCTAGAATTATTTGTATGCGTATAGATTGGCCAATTTGA
This genomic window from Solobacterium moorei contains:
- the tpiA gene encoding triose-phosphate isomerase, yielding MTRKPVIFGNWKMNKTPSEAAEFMKGIEEVLTGTEAADYGIGAPYVDLNVCVKAAKNLLIAAENCHEKDSGAYTGEVSVPMLKEIGITYCIIGHSERRTYYNETDAACAAKCKRLFTDNITPILCVGETEAEYDAGKTEEVVKSQLAGSLAGLTAEEVSKMVIAYEPIWAIGTGKSADVNTAEACCKLVRETVKSLYDETTAQAVRIQYGGSVKPTNIKEYMACEDIDGALIGGASLKVESFKEIIDATK
- a CDS encoding phosphoglycerate kinase — encoded protein: MSKVTVKDLDVKGKHVIVRVDFNVPHKGNVITDDNRVRAALPTINYLTEHGAKVLLLSHLGKIKTEEDYAKNDMSIVADCLASLQSAPVKFVNATRGAELEEAVAAQEEGSIVLMQNTRYEKGETKNDEELGKYWASLGDLFVEDAFGSVHRAHASTVGIPTHIPSALGFLVEKEVSVLGKAVNDPQRPFVAILGGAKVSDKIGVIENLLKIADKVLIGGGMAYTFSAAKGGKIGTSLLEADKMELANEFMNKGEGKLFLPVDTVVANDFSNPTEIKTVVAGEIPDGFMGLDIGPESVKKFQGELVGAKTVFWNGPMGVFEDERFAKGTIAICETLANLEGATTIIGGGDSASAAKNLGFAEKFSHISTGGGASLEYMEGKELPGIAIIPEK
- a CDS encoding HAD family hydrolase; translation: MKKAILFDLDGTLLPMDQDIFIQTYFGLIAKRMARLGYKPEELIHTIWKGISAVIKNDGALTNEDVFWKCFSEVYGDEQTKNDRTKFDDFYREDFPKVQNTCGFQPFAKEMIQYAKQQGYRVVLATNPLFPRIATEERIRWTGLMPSDFELVTTYENSHACKPNLLYYQEILDTLGLEASECLMVSNDVGEDGVVKQLGMDIFYITDCLINPNGIDIEHELHGNFEDLKEYIRRA
- a CDS encoding ATP-binding cassette domain-containing protein — its product is MKIIVSHFIEATEKFKLSFCKSFLMTVLVSLANLATIIYFRLILNHISTSSTEIIKYLIILCLLLVFTSFINVLWSISLDKFGGEYIAYLVHQCQTSIYNTKFENVDSSKISHALYNDILNIFRVVGNFIPSLLCSVMLIILLLILSITIDLFISLFLLFSIIVGIMISYISRKIIVESSTSTNQKLKEYYNTLHEYTDKVEYIKTNNLLSYFVNLTQTKITNFISSSVKEDKKIYFFSTFTQNYNSLMQFILSMFLSLPVYQNSLPNLAFYIILFNFLMSQGQRMELLFQQINRNKVCFTNISEIRNLPVHKGDKLITDITAIELKDISFSYPNKSKNILDHFSLQLMKGDFALVKGTNGVGKTTLFRILLNQYSPTLGEVLINNEKLDSYSMSSYYDSIAYISQHEPVLNTSIKKYLEEISHSTVKPDTVDQIISRLQMSNLHHINESELSGGEKKKVLLSKLMSLEDKVSLILIDEVDAELDAETKDKFYSHLNDLASNQDKIILVIQHNDTSLLNYNKTISF
- the glgA gene encoding glycogen synthase GlgA, with amino-acid sequence MSRSVLFVAGEGLPFIKTGGLADVIGSLPRTLAKRGHDVRVALPLYKKIIEKHYDKLERLGTIQVRSGWIDQPATFYRCDVDGVVYYFVEHQGYFERDGLYGYEDDGERFAFFQRAVLDMIYFINWWPNIIHENDWQTGMMPLIAHACYADDYRYQQIKHVYTIHNMAFQGNFGVEMMESCLGLDYSYFDNGSIKFDTGISFMKAAIVYADKITTVSPTYAEEILTQTYGERMDSVLRYRRGDLWGIVNGIDTVDWNPKTDKHLAKNFDIRNYVSGKKENKKALQETLGLEVKSDVALIGIVSRLTEQKGMYMITEKLREIMDQNVQFVILGTGEANAENAFKWLESEYKGRAVYYCGYNEDLAHLIYAGCDMFFMPSIYEPCGIGQLIAMHYGTLPIVRETGGLKDTVHPYNQYTGEGNGFSFWAANPNDMMYTLRYALEQYYNNKTGWKGLVKSAMNTDVSWEQSANQYEQLYYSICNWD